The DNA window TACAACTCTATCAGAAAAGCACACCAGCTGAAGACAGAAGTTCCGAGAGAAATGCTGGTTGCCTGACTATCCCTGTAGCTTTGAGGACCACAATGAATACCCTAGAGCAGAGTCCTCGGGTCTGCAGGCTATCACTGTAGAGTGCCGAGAACCACAAGGAGGAAGCACACAAGTCCTGTTTCCAGATCTCGCATCTGTTATCCCGATGTTAACTACCAGGGCCTCCAGAACAAGCGTATGCAGGTGTATGGAGTGTCTGAGCGCTGAAGTGTAGGAGTGTTCTTATACTTGGTGTGTGTTGGGATGATGACTTTGAGGGGAAAGGAAGGTAGAGGGACTAACTATCCCTTGTGACGGTCTCTTGGTtctcaattatttctttgaacaacttatttgttttttcctttcacctTAACATCTCATGTATAAATAGATTTGCAACTCATAAAGTAGTTTCACTTTCTCATTAATTCTGACAATCCAGGATATGGATACAATAATGCCATTTTAGAGGAGTCTTGGAGGGGTGGCCCAGTCCCATGAATACTAGGTTTGTGTCCTGGCACCACCACTTGACTCTCCAAATCAGGAGCTTTCCATACCATGGCTTCTCCATCCCTGCCCGATCTCTCGCCACTAGATCCTACTACTACCTCATCCCTGCCAACACCAAAGCAGTAAAGCCTATAAATTGAGTCTCACTATACTAAGTACCCACTATGCAATGGTATGGACTAGACAGCTCACACTTTATCTCCTTTACCCTGTAAAGACAGGCTCTATTATCTTCACAATCTAAATGTGTCCACAGAAGTTAGAAGGGGAGCCAATTGTTTAATGTCACACAGCTCCTATGTTACTATGCCGAGTGAGGACTCAAACCCCAGCGTCTGGCTCTAAAGTCCGCTATACATGAAAGCACACTGCCCCAGAAACAGCTCTTAGTGTTCCATAGTTTGTTGAGATGGTTAAAGACCACAGTCAAAGACAATCTGTAAGTTCCTAAGTAGGGTAAGTTATGCTATTAAAAAGACAAGGCTGCTCTTCAGCTAATTTTCTCCTGTTGATTTACTTTGTCTTTCACAtctctgaaatgaaaacaaacctaAATTTCAAGGGAAAGGTTGGGGCAGTGCCATCCAGGAAAGTGAGACAAGTAAAGGGCCGGGCAGCCCCGGAAGGCCCGCCTTCTGCGGTTGCCAGGCAACAGAGGAAAACAGCAAAAAGTGGCAGGATCATGGCCACGAACTACAGTGCCAACCAGGTAAGTCCTTTTTCCATCTCTAACGTTCAGTTTTGCCTTTTAGATTTTACCTTTGGACTTCCCTTCCCAGAAGATTCTGATTATTGAATGAATAGCTGAAAGTGGGGTGAGATAGTATTTTTCACGTCCTTAGCTCCTCAGGGTAGAGAGGGCCCATGGACAAATGAAAGGTATCTCACAGGTTAAGTTTGTAGGATGGATACGAGAGACCAGCAGAGTTTTTTCCGTAAAGGGCCAAAggataagtattttatttttagggccaAGTGACAAAATTAGAGATGTAGGTAcagcaagagaaaatatttttccataaaattgacaaaattcaaaatagcataattgtaattttttgtaatactaatgaaaaaaaaagaattcttttgggATGAGAAAACACTTCACTTTATTGGGATACAAAGCTactgttctgggcagccccagtggcgcagtggtttagtgccgcctgcagcccagggagtgatcctggagaccccggatcaagtctgtcaggctctctgtatgatgcctgcttctctctctgcctctctctctctctctctctctgtctctatgaataaataaataaaatcttaaaaaaaaaacaacaaagctaCTGTTCCTTTTTATCAAATCAGTTGCAAATATTCATCTATAAAAACCATTCTTTGCTTTCTCAAGTCATCCCAAGACAGACAGGAGGATGGATGTGGCCCATGGGCCACAGTCTGCAGACCCGAAGTCtacaccagggctgcccaacaaaaagataatgagagtcataaatgtaatttaaaattttctagtagctacataaaaaaaattaattctaataatatatttaaccCAGTAAGTCTAAAATATTACTTCAATctttaatcaatatttaaaaagttataaaaaagatgtttacattttttttgtactAACTCTCCAAAATTACAAAGCACCTCCATTGggactagtcacatttcaaatgTCCAACAGCCACACGTGACAAGTAGTGCCATGTTGAACAGCATACATTTAGGCCAAAAAATTACATCCCTTCTATAGTGAGTTAAAGTCTAGCTTGGCTCTATAGGCCTTTTGGTCCTCAACTCTAAAGAACTGTGCCTCGTCATCATTTCCTGGGTATGAGGCCTTTGAACGTCACATCTTTCTCTCCACAGTATGAAAAAGCTTTCTCTCCCAAGTATCTGCAGAACTGGTCTCCGGCCAAGCCAACAAAAGAGGTATTGCATGTGCTCCTGCGGAGCCAGTATCTGATTCTTCCCACCATATCTGTAACTCACTGGCACCTAATTTCTTTAGCCTCCTCTAAATTCCCATATCCTTCTCTCCCTCAGCACTTAGCTCAAATCCCTTGGACACCTATTCTCtcctttctattccatttttcacAAGCACTtctctcctcacctcctcctcagAGAATTTCTTCCCAAGAAGGCTACACTCAGATTATCGCCAATGATCGTGGTCATCTGTTGCCTTCAGTGCCCCGGTCCAAGGTGAGATACTGATCCCCATTCCTACTGGGGAAGGTAAAGAACTAGGGCACAGAATGGGAGTAATTGAGATGGGAGGTCTGCAATTTAGCGCAGCCACTATCCGGAAATTAAAGTTCAGTCTCATTCCCATTACAACGTGACTGCTCCTAAACTTCCAGCCAGTTTATCCAATATAATAAAGTTGCGCTTAGCACCCAGAATTCCTCAAACTGATGAATGAACACCTTCACATGATGATAAGACTTCTGCAGGGGGCACGCTGCCAGACTTAGGCCTAGGGACACAGAATTTAAGTGAAGCCAGCAGAGCTAATGTGATGCAGAAATTAGAGTGATCTAAATGAGGAAGGGGGTAAAGGATGAGTGGGGAGACTGGGAGCCCGTTTTCAGTCTGATTTCAGCACCACGCATCACAAGGTCgaagggtgggaggaagagaacaCATCTGCCAATAGGTCAGCACTGGGAGTGAGATGCTGGGTGAAGAACCTCGTCGTCTTCCTTTTAGGAGAGTCCCTGGGGATCTTTCATGGGCACCTGGCAAATGCCTCTGAAGGTACCCCCTGCTCGGGTGACCCTGACCTCCCGTTCAGTTGCTGGTGCTGCCTCCCTCACCAAATGGATACAGAAAAATCCAGATTTGCTCAAGGCCTCCAATGGGCTGCGTCCTGAAATCTTCGGCAAGGTAAGTATTCCTCCCACCTAACCTCAAATCCTATTATCTGCATTTCTTTTCAACCTCAGAAATGCCTCTGGTTATGCCACCACTATTCCAGCAGGGGGAACCTCTACCCAGCTCTGTCTCACCTTGCCTAGTCCCCATCCGCTGACCCAAAGAGATGAGCTAAGGACCTATTTCCCTCACAGCACAAAAATGACTGGATCTGTCCTTTTGTCCATGGTACAGGGAGATAGGGAATTGGAATTCTAAGATGGACTGGAAATGATCTAGGCCAGGACCAGAAACATGATAGTCTCTTCCACTCTACCCAACAGCCTCATGATCCAGACGGTCAGAGGAAACTTGGGAAGTCTCTTACAAAGACGGTACAACAAGCACCAAGTCCAATCATAATTCCAAGCTCTCCAGCTGCAAACCTCAACTCCCCAGACCAACCCCAAAGCTCACACCCCTCTGCAGGTCACACTCCAGGTCCCCAAAGCCCAGTTA is part of the Canis lupus familiaris isolate Mischka breed German Shepherd chromosome 38, alternate assembly UU_Cfam_GSD_1.0, whole genome shotgun sequence genome and encodes:
- the CFAP126 gene encoding protein Flattop isoform X3, which translates into the protein MATNYSANQYEKAFSPKYLQNWSPAKPTKERISSQEGYTQIIANDRGHLLPSVPRSKESPWGSFMGTWQMPLKVPPARVTLTSRSVAGAASLTKWIQKNPDLLKASNGLRPEIFGKPHDPDGQRKLGKSLTKTVQQAPSPIIIPSSPAANLNSPDQPQSSHPSAGHTPGPQSPVSSLKTPPGCPCTPEHWANPSSAEVQRYKLGAPEAPQDHTEKKLSRD
- the CFAP126 gene encoding protein Flattop isoform X1, with the protein product MATNYSANQYEKAFSPKYLQNWSPAKPTKEVLHVLLRSQYLILPTISVTHWHLISLASSKFPYPSLPQHLAQIPWTPILSFLFHFSQALLSSPPPQRISSQEGYTQIIANDRGHLLPSVPRSKESPWGSFMGTWQMPLKVPPARVTLTSRSVAGAASLTKWIQKNPDLLKASNGLRPEIFGKESWSLREDRGSSKNTTSGARQLTSAGACWEEVPERAHDGSWKWLQDILTACPVLYTALYCSGAGRSWSWQPSEESPI
- the CFAP126 gene encoding protein Flattop isoform X2 translates to MATNYSANQYEKAFSPKYLQNWSPAKPTKEVLHVLLRSQYLILPTISVTHWHLISLASSKFPYPSLPQHLAQIPWTPILSFLFHFSQALLSSPPPQRISSQEGYTQIIANDRGHLLPSVPRSKESPWGSFMGTWQMPLKVPPARVTLTSRSVAGAASLTKWIQKNPDLLKASNGLRPEIFGKPHDPDGQRKLGKSLTKTVQQAPSPIIIPSSPAANLNSPDQPQSSHPSAGHTPGPQSPVSSLKTPPGCPCTPEHWANPSSAEVQRYKLGAPEAPQDHTEKKLSRD